Proteins co-encoded in one Microbacterium hydrocarbonoxydans genomic window:
- a CDS encoding ABC transporter ATP-binding protein → MNRLTVDGAALGYADNLVCEDVSVEIPDGAFTVIVGPNACGKSTLLKSLTRLLPPARGRVLLDGHSVHGLPTKQLAREIGLLPQGPVAPDGIRVVDLVTRGRYPHQRLFAPWSPEDESAVGDAMDATGIRHLSGRLVDELSGGQRQRVWMAVALAQQTPILLLDEPTTYLDVSHQIELLELCRSLNRQHGNTLVAVLHDLNQAARYADHIIAMKHGEVVATGTPASVITEALVSSVFGVDARVIPDPESGSPLVVPRWPHAA, encoded by the coding sequence ATGAACCGATTGACGGTCGACGGCGCGGCTCTCGGCTACGCCGACAACCTTGTCTGCGAAGACGTGTCCGTGGAGATTCCCGACGGCGCGTTCACCGTGATCGTCGGGCCGAACGCGTGCGGCAAGTCGACGCTGCTGAAGAGCCTCACGCGGCTGCTCCCGCCCGCACGCGGTCGAGTGCTGCTCGACGGACACAGTGTGCACGGGCTGCCGACCAAGCAGCTCGCTCGCGAGATCGGGCTGCTGCCGCAGGGCCCGGTCGCGCCCGACGGGATCCGCGTCGTCGATCTGGTCACGCGCGGGCGCTATCCGCATCAGCGGCTGTTCGCTCCGTGGTCCCCCGAGGACGAGTCGGCCGTGGGCGACGCGATGGACGCCACCGGCATCCGCCATCTCTCCGGGCGACTCGTCGACGAGCTCTCCGGCGGGCAGCGTCAGCGCGTGTGGATGGCGGTGGCCCTCGCTCAGCAGACGCCGATCCTGCTGCTCGACGAACCCACCACCTATCTCGACGTGAGCCACCAGATCGAGCTGCTCGAACTCTGCCGCTCGCTCAACCGTCAGCACGGGAACACCCTCGTCGCCGTGCTGCACGACCTCAATCAGGCCGCGCGCTACGCCGACCACATCATCGCGATGAAGCACGGCGAGGTCGTCGCGACCGGCACGCCCGCGTCGGTGATCACCGAGGCGCTGGTCTCGAGCGTCTTCGGCGTCGACGCACGGGTGATCCCAGATCCCGAGTCCGGCAGCCCGCTCGTCGTGCCCCGCTGGCCGCACGCGGCGTGA
- a CDS encoding iron chelate uptake ABC transporter family permease subunit: MTSLDFGRRVLRLGPRTRPLLLVDARSLAICVGIWAAIAALAVYALCSGSAQITPFEALAALAGGGDAYTTMVVLEWRAPRILMAVLLGTCLALSGAIFQNLTGNPLGSPDVIGFQTGSYTGALVVMLILGGGSAETMVGALAGGVATAFLVFFLSSKRGSVRGVRLIIVGIAVSAMLASVNVWILLTATVEDAIMAGLWGAGNLSGVSWASFATAFAGSVLFIVAAAALSRPMRIMQVGMPFATALGQNVRLVQVSAIVIGVGLTALATATVGPISFIALAAPQIARRIVRSDGLALGPTAAVGSLLLLLADVVAQRVHPDSPLPVGIVTVSIGGLYFLWLLLREGKK; encoded by the coding sequence GTGACCTCCCTCGACTTCGGCCGCCGGGTCCTGCGCCTCGGCCCCCGCACGCGACCGCTGCTTCTGGTCGACGCGCGCTCGCTCGCCATCTGCGTCGGGATCTGGGCGGCGATCGCAGCGCTCGCCGTCTACGCGCTGTGCTCCGGGTCCGCGCAGATCACCCCGTTCGAGGCACTCGCAGCCCTCGCCGGCGGGGGAGACGCCTACACGACGATGGTCGTGCTCGAGTGGCGCGCGCCCCGGATCCTCATGGCGGTTCTTCTGGGCACCTGCCTCGCCCTGAGCGGTGCGATCTTCCAGAACCTCACCGGCAACCCGCTCGGATCCCCCGACGTCATCGGGTTCCAGACCGGGTCGTACACCGGTGCCCTGGTGGTCATGCTGATCCTGGGCGGCGGATCGGCAGAGACCATGGTCGGTGCCCTGGCCGGTGGGGTGGCCACCGCGTTCCTGGTCTTCTTCCTCTCGTCGAAGCGCGGATCCGTTCGCGGCGTGCGCCTGATCATCGTCGGCATCGCGGTGAGCGCGATGCTCGCATCGGTGAATGTCTGGATCCTCCTCACGGCGACGGTCGAGGACGCGATCATGGCCGGGCTCTGGGGCGCCGGCAACCTGTCGGGGGTCTCTTGGGCGAGTTTCGCGACCGCTTTCGCCGGCTCGGTGCTCTTCATCGTCGCCGCGGCCGCGCTGAGCCGGCCCATGCGGATCATGCAGGTCGGGATGCCCTTCGCGACCGCGCTCGGACAGAACGTGCGACTGGTGCAGGTCTCGGCGATCGTGATCGGGGTCGGCCTCACCGCGCTCGCCACCGCGACCGTCGGCCCGATCTCGTTCATCGCGCTCGCCGCACCGCAGATCGCTCGACGCATCGTGCGGTCAGACGGGCTCGCGCTGGGCCCCACGGCCGCCGTCGGATCCCTGCTGCTGCTCCTCGCCGATGTCGTGGCGCAGCGGGTCCACCCCGATTCGCCGCTGCCGGTGGGCATCGTCACGGTGTCGATCGGCGGACTGTACTTCCTATGGCTGCTCCTGCGAGAGGGAAAGAAGTGA
- a CDS encoding histidine kinase, with the protein MRSPSRDPGPVGDLPPGARQLARGIIATWWYTFSAVAFLELFLLFVWVLRVFAEPVDSFVPVVVGTGGLIWWLSTLVLLGDYRRRIDADAGVPWARIAGPLLVALAYGIAAGVLSDSLLLGAMPLAQSIVLLNWPRGVRYRVVLLLTALMLVLAFIDGARGAAAGGPEVWGLSIYAVLIPSLSVSSLWWWDVLVTLDRARASEARLAATQERLRVATDVHDLQGHHLQVIALQLELAERLMPRDPDAALEQLRLARGSVDDAMQGTRDLATRFRTIPLGDEVANARDLLQAAGLEVDATIAADADLAPSNALGPVIRETTTNVLRHGAGRRAGLALTRVAGGWRFEIVNDAQHPMAGARTGSGLDGVRRRITEAGGTLEIREDEGEFGVIVTVPARESAPTDEEAR; encoded by the coding sequence ATGCGCAGTCCCTCCCGCGATCCCGGCCCGGTCGGCGATCTCCCCCCTGGTGCGCGACAGCTCGCCCGCGGCATCATCGCCACGTGGTGGTACACCTTCTCGGCAGTGGCGTTTCTCGAGCTCTTCCTCCTGTTCGTATGGGTGCTGCGCGTGTTCGCCGAACCTGTCGACTCCTTCGTGCCGGTCGTCGTCGGCACGGGGGGTCTGATCTGGTGGCTGTCGACCCTGGTGCTGTTGGGCGATTACCGCCGTCGGATCGACGCGGACGCTGGCGTCCCGTGGGCACGGATCGCCGGCCCTTTGCTCGTGGCGCTCGCGTACGGAATCGCTGCGGGCGTGCTCAGCGACAGCCTGCTGCTCGGTGCCATGCCGCTCGCCCAGTCGATCGTGCTTCTCAACTGGCCGCGCGGGGTGCGCTACCGAGTCGTTCTGCTGCTCACCGCACTGATGCTGGTGCTCGCGTTCATCGACGGAGCGCGCGGTGCGGCCGCCGGCGGCCCGGAGGTCTGGGGCCTCTCGATCTATGCCGTGCTCATCCCCTCGCTGTCGGTGAGCTCCCTGTGGTGGTGGGACGTTCTGGTCACTCTCGACCGCGCTCGCGCCTCAGAGGCCCGGCTCGCCGCGACGCAGGAGCGTCTGCGGGTGGCGACCGACGTGCACGACCTTCAGGGCCACCATCTGCAGGTCATCGCGCTGCAGCTCGAGTTGGCGGAGAGGCTCATGCCGCGAGACCCCGACGCTGCCCTCGAGCAGCTGCGATTGGCGCGCGGCAGCGTCGACGACGCCATGCAGGGCACGCGTGATCTGGCCACCCGGTTCCGAACGATTCCTCTGGGAGACGAAGTCGCGAACGCGCGAGATCTCCTGCAGGCGGCGGGCCTCGAGGTCGACGCGACGATCGCTGCGGATGCCGATCTGGCACCCTCGAACGCGCTCGGACCGGTCATCCGCGAGACGACGACCAATGTGCTCCGTCATGGAGCAGGACGACGCGCAGGCCTGGCGCTCACCAGGGTCGCTGGGGGGTGGCGTTTCGAGATCGTCAACGACGCACAGCATCCGATGGCCGGCGCTCGCACCGGCTCGGGTCTCGACGGTGTGCGACGCAGGATCACCGAGGCCGGTGGAACGCTCGAGATCAGGGAAGACGAAGGCGAGTTCGGCGTGATCGTGACCGTCCCGGCGCGCGAGTCGGCGCCGACGGACGAGGAGGCGCGATGA
- a CDS encoding iron chelate uptake ABC transporter family permease subunit, producing the protein MTRSHDRRRWIGLIALAVACALALAASLLVGSRLVAPADVLHFLFHPDPDDAISQTIWFSRVPRTVLVLVAGAALGVAGALMQAVTRNPMTDPGILGVNAGASLAVVVGLAFFGVTDISQYMWWSFAGAMITSVLVFVIGNTGSARGNPVRMTLSGVALGAVLSGFTSAVLLSNSDLLQRLRGWSAGTTASQPLEATLAIVPVIAAGLLIALLSSRSLDVLSLGEASAVAMGAHPQRIRLVALVAIALLAGGATAAAGPIGFLGLLAPHLARMIVGPHQGWIMAYSVLIAPTVMGFADVLGRVITAGEVPVGIVTAFIGAPVLIYMVRRYRVSEV; encoded by the coding sequence GTGACCCGCTCGCACGATCGACGCCGGTGGATCGGACTGATCGCGCTCGCGGTCGCGTGTGCGCTCGCACTCGCCGCCAGCCTGCTGGTCGGCTCCCGACTCGTCGCCCCCGCTGACGTGCTGCATTTCCTCTTCCACCCCGATCCCGACGACGCGATCTCGCAGACGATCTGGTTCTCACGCGTACCGCGCACCGTGCTCGTCCTCGTCGCAGGGGCAGCTCTCGGAGTCGCGGGCGCCCTGATGCAGGCGGTCACGCGGAATCCGATGACCGACCCCGGCATCCTGGGTGTCAACGCCGGTGCGTCTCTCGCAGTGGTCGTCGGACTCGCCTTCTTCGGGGTGACCGATATCTCGCAGTACATGTGGTGGTCCTTCGCGGGCGCGATGATCACCTCGGTGCTCGTGTTCGTGATCGGCAACACGGGCTCGGCGCGCGGCAATCCGGTGCGGATGACGTTGTCGGGCGTCGCACTGGGGGCGGTGCTGTCCGGCTTCACCTCGGCGGTGCTGCTGTCGAACTCAGACCTGCTGCAGCGGCTGCGGGGCTGGTCGGCCGGCACGACGGCGTCGCAGCCGCTCGAGGCGACGCTCGCCATCGTCCCCGTCATCGCGGCCGGCCTCCTGATCGCCCTCCTCAGCTCCCGCTCCCTCGACGTGCTCTCGCTCGGTGAGGCATCGGCGGTGGCGATGGGGGCGCATCCGCAGCGCATCCGGCTCGTCGCTCTCGTGGCCATCGCACTGCTCGCGGGCGGCGCGACCGCGGCCGCCGGGCCCATCGGCTTCCTGGGGCTGCTCGCTCCGCACCTCGCGCGCATGATCGTCGGCCCGCACCAGGGGTGGATCATGGCCTACTCCGTGCTCATCGCGCCCACGGTCATGGGCTTCGCCGACGTTCTGGGGCGCGTCATCACCGCGGGCGAGGTGCCGGTCGGAATCGTGACGGCGTTCATCGGCGCCCCCGTGCTGATCTACATGGTCCGCCGCTACCGGGTGTCGGAGGTGTGA
- a CDS encoding ABC transporter substrate-binding protein, translating into MLRRSSLAALFAASALLLASCASTEGAAEPSVDSDAAVTLAHPSLDGLEIDFDTQPQDIVMDCYAYSSLHEYGIEPVALFGYECDNPFVMGDADVSDIPVVGKDGEIDVEKLAELRPDVIVGQGTADGWSWFDEEVNAQLTRVAPFVPLPSSETIDGRIGDTREIAAFFGADVTSEAIARSDSDLEEAKQAFSAAVAGTDLDIMLTSPTKEMLYTGVGFAQAEMLEELGATIVGADAPATGNPWGQVAWEDASTFGADILLVEGFDEDFSFTAELWDALPPVQAEQLGAWSSKGAMTASTYAAWLNELTALVSSSTKVA; encoded by the coding sequence GTGCTTCGCCGGTCATCCCTCGCAGCTCTCTTCGCCGCGTCCGCTCTGCTGCTCGCCTCCTGTGCTTCGACGGAAGGAGCAGCTGAACCGAGCGTCGACAGCGACGCCGCCGTCACGCTCGCGCATCCCTCGCTCGACGGCCTCGAGATCGACTTCGACACCCAGCCGCAGGACATCGTGATGGACTGCTACGCCTACAGCTCGCTGCACGAGTACGGCATCGAGCCCGTCGCGCTGTTCGGATACGAGTGCGACAACCCCTTCGTCATGGGCGATGCCGACGTCTCCGACATCCCGGTCGTCGGCAAGGACGGCGAGATCGACGTCGAGAAGCTGGCCGAGCTGCGACCCGACGTGATCGTCGGACAGGGCACGGCCGACGGCTGGTCGTGGTTCGACGAGGAGGTCAACGCGCAGCTCACGCGCGTCGCACCGTTCGTGCCTCTGCCGAGCAGCGAGACGATCGACGGCCGGATCGGCGACACCCGAGAGATCGCAGCCTTCTTCGGCGCCGACGTGACCTCCGAGGCCATCGCCCGCTCGGACTCCGACCTCGAAGAGGCGAAGCAGGCGTTCTCCGCCGCCGTCGCAGGCACCGACCTCGACATCATGCTGACGAGCCCGACCAAGGAGATGCTCTACACCGGCGTCGGATTCGCTCAGGCAGAGATGCTCGAGGAGCTCGGTGCGACGATCGTGGGCGCCGATGCGCCGGCCACCGGCAACCCGTGGGGACAGGTCGCCTGGGAGGATGCGTCGACCTTCGGCGCCGACATCCTGCTCGTCGAGGGCTTCGACGAGGACTTCTCCTTCACCGCCGAGCTCTGGGATGCGCTGCCGCCGGTGCAGGCCGAGCAGCTCGGAGCCTGGAGCTCGAAGGGCGCGATGACAGCCTCGACCTACGCGGCCTGGCTGAACGAGCTCACGGCGCTCGTCTCCTCCTCGACCAAGGTCGCCTGA
- a CDS encoding response regulator transcription factor, giving the protein MIRVLLADDEAMIRSALAALLRLEPDIEVVAECEDGERAVSEALRLKPDVCLLDLEMPGLDGVEVAERLHRAISTRCVVVTRHARPGVLRRALASGVAGFLPKSRGADQVAEVIRRVAAGARYVDPEIAADALSDERAPLTDRELDVLRAGRRGETTGQIARALSLAPGTVRNHISAILAKLAVGTRQQAVLLAEERGWI; this is encoded by the coding sequence ATGATCCGCGTGCTGCTCGCCGACGACGAGGCGATGATCCGCTCCGCTCTCGCGGCTCTTCTGCGCCTGGAGCCCGATATCGAGGTCGTGGCGGAGTGCGAAGACGGCGAGCGAGCCGTGAGCGAAGCACTCCGGCTGAAGCCGGACGTCTGCCTCCTCGATCTCGAGATGCCCGGACTCGACGGGGTGGAGGTCGCGGAGCGACTGCATCGTGCGATCTCGACGCGCTGCGTCGTCGTCACGCGCCATGCTCGGCCGGGCGTGCTGCGTCGTGCACTGGCCTCGGGCGTCGCCGGTTTCCTGCCGAAGTCCCGCGGCGCGGATCAGGTCGCCGAAGTCATCCGGCGCGTCGCGGCGGGTGCACGGTATGTGGACCCCGAGATCGCGGCCGACGCACTCAGCGACGAACGAGCACCGCTCACCGATCGCGAACTCGACGTGCTGCGCGCCGGTCGACGAGGAGAGACCACGGGACAGATCGCGCGAGCGCTGTCTCTCGCACCGGGAACGGTCCGGAACCATATCTCCGCGATCCTCGCGAAGCTGGCGGTCGGAACGCGCCAGCAGGCGGTGCTGCTGGCGGAAGAGCGCGGCTGGATCTGA
- a CDS encoding ATP-dependent DNA ligase yields the protein MGRFIYEGGQKVDIEDRALTHVQLVITAKLRRGEPFSFSWREDASVGGGRTTVWIHSGSALVFKYFGSRQPAINRAWVDALAFTANSPSGLYVTPEPSEGTTVEPTGERQRVTS from the coding sequence ATGGGTCGATTCATCTACGAAGGCGGCCAGAAGGTCGACATCGAGGACCGCGCGCTCACGCACGTGCAGCTCGTGATCACGGCGAAGCTGAGGCGCGGCGAGCCGTTCTCGTTCTCGTGGCGCGAGGATGCGAGCGTCGGCGGCGGACGCACGACCGTCTGGATCCACTCGGGAAGCGCCCTGGTGTTCAAGTACTTCGGCAGTCGTCAGCCGGCGATCAACCGCGCCTGGGTCGATGCGCTCGCCTTCACCGCCAACTCCCCGTCGGGACTCTATGTGACGCCCGAGCCGTCGGAGGGCACGACGGTCGAGCCCACGGGAGAACGCCAGCGCGTGACCTCGTAG
- a CDS encoding small multidrug efflux protein, translating to MNLVESFQDIVAQVPDLVQPLIVALAGAIPFIEGEGAVAIGIVGGINPVVAAIAAILGNFVCVAILVIASSGARTAIVNRARTRQAALAGGGTAPEGEPESAPRGSARREKFQRAFERYGVPGVSLLGPLLLPTHFTATMLAASGVGKVRILIWQAVAIIGWTTVIAVIISSAIYAIR from the coding sequence ATGAACCTCGTCGAGAGCTTTCAAGACATCGTCGCTCAGGTCCCCGACCTGGTGCAGCCGCTCATCGTCGCCCTCGCCGGTGCGATCCCGTTCATCGAGGGCGAGGGTGCCGTCGCCATCGGCATCGTCGGCGGCATCAATCCGGTCGTCGCCGCGATCGCCGCCATCCTCGGCAACTTCGTGTGCGTCGCGATCCTGGTCATCGCCAGCTCGGGCGCGCGCACGGCGATCGTCAATCGCGCGCGCACGCGTCAGGCGGCGCTCGCCGGCGGCGGCACCGCCCCCGAGGGCGAGCCGGAGTCTGCGCCGCGCGGATCCGCTCGACGCGAGAAGTTCCAGCGCGCGTTCGAGCGCTACGGCGTGCCCGGCGTGAGCCTGCTCGGCCCGCTCCTTCTTCCCACACACTTCACTGCGACGATGCTCGCGGCATCGGGTGTGGGCAAGGTGCGCATCCTGATCTGGCAGGCCGTGGCGATCATCGGGTGGACCACTGTCATCGCCGTGATCATCAGCAGCGCGATCTACGCGATCCGCTGA
- a CDS encoding Ig-like domain-containing protein, giving the protein MTGEDGVLRALARATDDSSGRDLRRSGASRLMAALFATVLAIAGLLGATLPATAAPTVTYPGAVSDLRLSTASGSGALGQWEKVRISGEWSVPDGAKGGETFGMTLPAEFSREAAGSFALSDPATEAVLADCVVSAGHGPDVVCTLTSEVEGLEDVGGTFWMQAQASSATTSETVTFDLGDTLEVVDLPGVGGIGADGTTESAEPYKYGSETATEGRLRWKVGIPSGHVDAGGFTIVDTLDAGLARHRYTGEMRVDQRVVHDGVLTGEWAPVDPARYEAVFADDGLSFRLTASGLPTSGFAYELVYFTKADAPVLAGDVFGNRAVVNTTELTATHTVHETGGGDGSGVVYTTFSIAKALTGAQSPAARDAEYTVRYAVEGSNAPTATLSVPVGQAVTSARAPLGSTFVIEEIDLPVIDGVEWGEWTISGDGVVDAGDGTYEVTPGTAAGVALTLTNIANSVPTPTPTPTPTPSPTPTPTPTAAPTPTPTATAPVPFATREPTPTASPSAAPSRTPAPPEAGVLALTGGTAGMALPIAGVLMLAGAVAAGVAATRRSGSSRR; this is encoded by the coding sequence ATGACCGGGGAAGACGGTGTTCTGCGCGCTCTGGCGCGCGCGACCGACGACAGTTCAGGGCGTGACCTGCGTAGGTCAGGAGCGTCTCGGCTCATGGCGGCGCTCTTCGCCACGGTGCTCGCGATCGCGGGACTGCTGGGAGCGACGCTGCCCGCGACGGCCGCACCGACGGTGACCTATCCGGGCGCCGTCAGCGATCTGCGGCTCAGCACCGCGAGTGGCAGCGGAGCTCTCGGGCAGTGGGAGAAGGTCCGCATCTCGGGCGAATGGTCTGTTCCCGACGGGGCGAAGGGGGGAGAGACCTTCGGCATGACTCTGCCCGCCGAGTTCAGTCGCGAGGCGGCAGGCTCGTTCGCCCTCTCCGATCCCGCGACGGAAGCAGTGCTGGCGGACTGCGTCGTCTCGGCGGGCCACGGTCCCGACGTCGTGTGCACCCTCACGTCCGAAGTCGAAGGACTCGAAGACGTCGGCGGCACATTCTGGATGCAGGCGCAGGCCTCGTCGGCGACGACGAGTGAGACGGTGACCTTCGATCTGGGCGACACGCTCGAGGTGGTCGACCTTCCCGGCGTCGGTGGGATCGGTGCGGACGGAACGACGGAGAGCGCGGAGCCCTACAAGTACGGCAGTGAGACGGCGACAGAAGGTCGCCTCCGATGGAAGGTGGGGATCCCGAGCGGACACGTCGACGCCGGCGGCTTCACCATCGTCGACACGCTCGACGCCGGACTCGCCCGTCACCGGTACACGGGCGAGATGCGCGTCGACCAGCGCGTCGTGCACGACGGCGTTCTGACCGGGGAATGGGCTCCCGTGGATCCTGCGCGGTACGAGGCGGTCTTCGCCGATGACGGACTCTCGTTCCGTCTCACGGCGAGCGGATTGCCGACGAGCGGGTTCGCGTACGAACTCGTCTACTTCACGAAGGCAGACGCGCCGGTGCTCGCGGGCGATGTGTTCGGCAACCGAGCGGTCGTGAACACCACCGAGCTGACGGCGACCCATACCGTGCACGAGACCGGAGGCGGCGATGGCAGCGGCGTGGTCTACACCACGTTCTCGATCGCCAAGGCGCTCACGGGCGCGCAGTCACCTGCGGCCCGCGACGCGGAGTACACCGTTCGATATGCCGTCGAGGGCTCGAATGCTCCGACGGCGACCCTCAGCGTTCCGGTCGGGCAGGCGGTCACGAGCGCGCGCGCCCCGCTCGGATCCACGTTCGTGATCGAGGAGATCGACCTGCCCGTGATCGACGGCGTCGAGTGGGGCGAATGGACCATATCGGGTGACGGCGTCGTCGACGCAGGCGACGGAACATACGAGGTCACTCCCGGCACCGCCGCGGGCGTCGCACTGACGCTCACGAACATCGCGAACAGCGTGCCGACGCCGACGCCGACGCCGACGCCGACGCCGTCGCCGACACCTACGCCGACGCCGACCGCTGCGCCGACGCCTACGCCGACCGCTACGGCGCCCGTTCCGTTCGCGACGCGAGAGCCGACACCGACTGCGTCACCGTCCGCGGCGCCGAGCAGGACTCCTGCACCGCCCGAGGCGGGAGTGCTGGCACTCACCGGTGGGACTGCCGGGATGGCGCTGCCCATCGCCGGAGTGCTGATGCTCGCGGGCGCGGTCGCGGCCGGGGTCGCTGCCACGCGTCGCTCGGGTTCGTCGAGGCGCTGA